A single region of the Sorghum bicolor cultivar BTx623 chromosome 7, Sorghum_bicolor_NCBIv3, whole genome shotgun sequence genome encodes:
- the LOC8069638 gene encoding protein ABHD17C: MLSGCSVSSLAARFAFFPPEPATYAVRKDEATGRLVASGVPRDNALDVLLVDTARGNKVVAFYFRNPCARLTLLYSHGNAADLGQLYDLFVQLKVNLKINLMGYDYSGYGASTGKPSEENTYADIEAVYQCLETEYGISQEDIILYGQSVGSGPTLHLASRLPRLRGVVLHSAILSGLRVVCHVNFTFCFDIYKNVKKIKKVKCPVLVIHGTDDDVVNWSHGKELWKLARDPYDPLWIKGGGHCNLELYPDFIRHLSRFIREMENITTKIRLKKIRPSLQLPRKKAHHRANTATTTTFTANCCCRIRVRKPTCPSCNFSCGGCCGLRNCFTFRFSRCCRPPTCFTGGGGCCSCRSCFKCCCCGDGR, encoded by the exons ATGCTGTCGGGGTGCTCGGTGTCCAGTCTCGCGGCGCGGTTCGCCTTCTTCCCGCCGGAGCCGGCGACGTACGCCGTCCGGAAGGACGAGGCCACGGGCCGCCTCGTCGCCTCGGGGGTGCCGCGGGACAACGCCTTGGACGTCCTGCTCGTCGACACCGCCAGGGGGAACAAGGTCGTCGCCTTCTACTTCCGGAACCCCTGCGCCCGGCTCACCCTGCTCTACTCGCACGGCAACGCCGCCGACCTTGGCCAGCTGTACGACCTCTTTGTGCAGCTCAAGGTCAATCTCAAGATCAATCTGATGGG ATACGACTATTCTGGCTATGGTGCATCTACTGGCAAG CCAAGTGAAGAGAATACATATGCAGACATTGAAGCAGTTTACCAATGCTTAGAAACTGAGTATGGGATCAGCCAGGAAGACATTATCCTGTATGGACAATCTGTGGGCAGTGGACCAACATTACATTTAGCCTCTCGTTTGCCTAGATTGCGTGGGGTGGTTCTCCACAGCGCTATACTGTCAGGCCTCCGTGTTGTTTGCCATGTGAACTTTACTTTCTGCTTTGACATTTACAAA AAtgtgaagaaaataaaaaaggtcAAATGCCCAGTGCTCGTTATTCAT GGGACGGATGATGATGTTGTGAACTGGTCACATGGAAAGGAGCTGTGGAAGCTAGCAAGGGATCCTTACGACCCACTGTGGATCAAAGGGGGCGGTCACTGCAACCTGGAGCTGTACCCGGACTTCATCCGCCACCTATCCAGGTTCATCCGCGAGATGGAGAACATCACAACGAAGATCCGGCTCAAGAAGATCAGGCCGTCCCTCCAGCTGCCCAGAAAGAAGGCCCACCACCGGGCGAACACCGCGACGACAACCACCTTCACCGCTAACTGCTGCTGCCGCATCCGTGTCCGCAAGCCGACCTGCCCCAGCTGCAACTTCAGCTGCGGTGGCTGCTGTGGGCTGAGGAACTGCTTCACATTCCGTTTTTCCAGGTGCTGCCGCCCTCCTACCTGCTTCACCGGCGGTGGCGGCTGTTGCTCGTGCAGGAGCTGCTTCAAGTGCTGCTGCTGTGGAGATGGGCGTTAA